ACCACGGTTCTAACCCCAGTGGAATGGAAACCAAATACAAAGATATGGGAGACCATTATCTTTTAAACGGTGCTAAATTATGGATTTCCAATTCTCCTTTTGCCGATATCGCTGTAGTATGGGCAAAAAATGAAGAAGGACGAATCCATGGTTTAATTGTAGAGCGTGGTATGGAAGGGTTTTCTACGCCAGAAACACATAACAAATGGTCCTTAAGAGCCTCCGCAACAGGAGAGCTTATTTTTGATAATGTAAAAGTTCCTAAGGAGAATATTCTCCTCGGAAAAACGGGACTGGGAGCCCCACTTGGTTGTTTAGATTCTGCACGTTACGGTATCGCCTGGGGAGCCATCGGTGCTGCGATGGATTGTTATGATACTGCTTTGCGCTATGCCAAAGAGCGTATTCAGTTTGGAAAACCAATTGCCGCAACGCAATTACAACAAAAAAAATTGGCCGAAATGATTACTGAAATCACGAAGGCACAATTGTTAGCGCTGCGTTTAGGGCAACTTAAAAATGAGGGACGTGCTACTACAGCTCAAATTTCCATGGCGAAACGAAATAATGTAGAAATGGCAATAAAAATAGCTCGTGAAGCACGACAGGTATTAGGGGGTATGGGTATTACGGGAGAATATAGTATTATGCGTCACATGATGAACTTAGAAAGTGTCATAACCTACGAGGGTACGCACGATATTCACTTATTAATTACCGGAGCCGACATTACAGGATTACCAGCTTTTCAATAAAACTATCAAATATATCTTTAACACAAACTTAGTATTCTTGAAAATCAAGAGTACTAAGTTTGTTCGTATATAGACTACACTAAATACATAAAATTATGAAAAGTATAAAACACCTCGGATTTATGATCATTACATTGGCTGTTTTTTCAGTACAAGGCCAAACGGTAAAAGATCAAAAAATAATTGATCATGCTGTCGAGGCTAAAGTGATGCTTTTAAAAGCAGATGAAGGTCTTCAAGCTTTTTTTGATGAATCTGCAGGCTATGTTATTTTTCCTAATGTAGGCAAAGGCGGATTTATTATCGGTGCTGCTTCTGGGAATGGGATTGTTTTTGAAGCTGGAAAAAAAATAGGAATGGCCGACTTAAAGAAATTAAATATAGGTTTTCAAGCAGGAGGGCAAGCTATTATTGAAGTCATATTTTTTGAAACGAACGAAACTTTAAATGATTTTAAAGAAGGAAAATTTTCTTTTGCTGCAGAAGCATCAGCAGTTGCGGTACGTTCAGGATTAGCTTTTAATGCCAAATATAAAGATGGTGTTGCTGTTTTTGCCTTACCCAAAGCGGGATTAATGGCAGATGCCTCTGTTGGAGGGCAAAAGTTTAAATTTCATGCTTTTGAGAAATAGCTTGTTCTATGCCACTTTATGCACGGTAACTTTAATTGATTTGCTGATAGGGGTTTTGCTTTTATCTGCATAATGATTGTAAGGCACTATCGTATTCGTTTCAGGAAAATAAGCCGCTAAATTACCTAATGGGATGTTATATGGAATTACTTTAAAATTAAAGGCGGTTCGCAAGGTATCGTCATAATTACTGCAAATATTCACCACATCGAGTTTTTCTAAGTTCCATTTTTTCATGTCGGTCTCGTTCATAAAGAGTACCCGCCTTTCATTATAAACACCTCTATAGCGATCGTCTAACCCATAAATGGTGGTGTTAAATTGGTCGTGAGAACGTATGGTCATCAACATAAATTCGTTTTCTTTTAGCTGATGCTCTGGAATTTCATTAATACTAAACTGAGCTTTACCATTTGGAAGCATGCTAAAATCTAAGTTCCGCACATTATTCGGCAAATAATAGCCAACTCCTTTTGATGCCACATTGGTGTTTTTGAAGCCTTTAATAACCGTATCAATAGTATTTCTGATAAGGTTATAATCACCAGCAAGCGCACCCCAGTGTACAGAATGATTACCGTTAAAATAGGTAGTCGCCATTTCGGCAATAATATCGGGTTCGCTTTTTAGATGCTCAGAAGCAGGTTTTAAAACACCTTTCGATTGCCTAACACGGCCCATGCTATTTTCAATGGTAACAAAGCGTTCTTTACCTTCTTTTATGTCTTTTTCAGAACGGCCATAGGTGGGTAAGATCAGGGCTGTTTTTCCTGTAACCAAATGTGATCTATTTAACTTAGTACTTATTTGTACCGTTAGGTTGCAGTTTTGTAATCCTTTAGCGGTATATTCTGTATCCGAAGCAGCCATTAAAAAGTTGCCCCCCAAGCACATAAATACTTTAGCCTTACCATCATGTAGGGCTTTTAAAGTGCCAACTACGTCAAAACCCTCTTTATCTGGAGGTGTAAAGCCTAAATGCTCCTTTATTCTTTTATTCAAATCTTTATCTACAAAATGCATGATACCAACACTACGATCTCCTTGTACATTGCTGTGGCCACGAACAGGGCAGGTACCAGCATTTGGTTTTCCAATGGCACCTTTGACTAATAGGAGATTGATATATTCTTTTATCGTGGCAACCCCATTTTTATGCTGTGTTAACCCCATTGCCCAGCATACAACAATTTTAGATTTATGTGCTAAAAGTTCAACCGCAGCGTCAATTTCAGATTCAGAAACACCAGATTGTAGCACCAAACTAGCGAGATCATATTGTTCTAGATCTGCTAATAAGCTCGTGTAGCCATCGGTATAGGTTTTGATGAAGTCATGATCAAAAATAGTTTTGTCCTGTTTACTCTTATCATATAACTTTTTTAAGATGGCTTTAATTAAAGGAATATCTTCATTAATCTTAACGGGTAAATGTACATCTGCAATATCGACAGAAGCTCCAATCCAACCTTTTATTTTCTGAGGGTTTTTAAAATTAACAAGTCCTGATTCCTCTAAAGGATTTATACTAATAATTTTACCTCCATTGGCTTTGCATTTTTCTAAAGCAGAGAGCATTCGAGGGTGATTCGTTCCTGGATTTTGTCCGGCGATAAGGACCACTTCTGCCTCATATAAATCTTCTAACTTTATAGATCCTTTACCAATTCCTAAGGTTTCTCCTAGTGCTATTCCACTAGATTCATGACACATATTTGAGCAGTCGGGTAGATTGTTTGTCCCTAATGCTCTTGCAAACATGCCATATAAAAAAGCAGCCTCGTTGCTGGAACGACCAGAGGTATAAAAAATCGCTTCATCAGGAGAATCAAGACTTTTCAATTCATCACGTATCAAGTCAAAGGCTTTTTCCCAAGAGATAGCTTCATAATGAATACTGTTAGGTCTTAGAACTAAAGGTTCTATTAGCCGACCAAATTTATTTAATTCGTAATCCGTTAGCGTAGATAGTTCTTCAACGGAATGTTGTGCAAAAAAAAGGGCGTCAATATGTTTGGTCGTTGCTTCATCGGCCAGTGCTTTCGCTCCGTTTTCGCAATATTCTGCAAATTTTGAGGCTTTTTCAGGATCAGGCCAAGCGCAACTTGGGCAATCAAATCCGTCTTCTTGATTCATTTTTAACAAGGCACCCATGGCTCGTACCACCCCCATTTCTTTAAAGGAATGTTTCAAGGCTTCTTTAACTCCTAGAGGTCCTGCTGCTACCGTTACTGGAGGTGCTAATTTGATGGTATTGAAATCTTGATTACCTCTAACGGATATGTTTCTGGTGTAGTGCTGACTCATAAAAAATGGAAGTAATAAACTATTTATGGTTTATAAAGTTACCTAATTTTTTTTTTAAGGAAGAAATAAATAAGGGATAGTGGAAAATGAATATTCTTAAAAATAGTATACTTTTATCCCAACAGGTTGATTTTTGACATGGATAGTAGTATTTTTTAATTGAATTAACCCCTAATGAAATTTAAACACCTATGAGATACTATGTATTTATTTTGAGTCTACTTTTTTTGAGCTGTAAAGACACCTCAGCTAAGAAAAAAGACACGACCCTAAATTCACCAAAAACGGAAGTACAAAGGTTTAAAACTCCAGATGAACTTTTAGGACCCCTTTTTGCCGACGTACAATTAAATCAGATTTTTGAAGATGGTAAAACCTTTGTCGATTGTGTGGCAAAGTATCCTTATGATGACATAAAGGCCAAATACGAGAATACTAAAAATCATGAGAATTTTGATCTTAAAACCTTTGTTTTAGAAAATTTTGAAGTACCCATTTCCAGAGCTTCAGATTTTACCTCAGATTCGACAAAAACCGCTTTGGCTCATGTAGTTTCGCTTTGGCCTATCCTAACAAGAGAATCCGATCAACCTATTGCAGGTAGCAGCTTAATTCCTTTACCAGAAGCCTATATTGTTCCAGGTGGGCGATTTAGAGAAGTGTATTATTGGGACAGTTACTTCACCATGTTGGGCTTGATTGAAAGCGGGGAGTTTACGCTGATAGAACATATGTTAGATAATTTTTCGTACTTAATAACTACCTTGGGTCATATTCCGAACGGAAATAGAAGCTATTACATTTCACGTTCGCAACCGCCTTTTTTTTCTCAAATGGTTGAGTTATTGGCGGCTCACAAAGGAGATTCCATATATGAAAAGTATAAAGTTGCTTTACGAAAAGAATATGAGTTTTGGATGGATGGGAGTACTGCAAGTGGCACTCCAATTCGGCATTGTGTGAGTACACCTTTAGGAATTATGAACAGGTATTACGATAAAAGGGATACGCCGCGCCAAGAATCCTACCGAGAAGACTATGTACAGGTTCAAAAAGTACATGGAGGTAAAAAGATGTATCGTGACTTACGTTCAGGGGCTGAGTCGGGATGGGATTATAGTTCTCGATGGTTCGCTGATGGAGAAACGATAGAAACTATAATTACTACCGATATTATTCCAGTTGATTTAAATGCACTTTTATATGGTTTAGAGGAAGTTTTAATAAAAGCATACCAAGACGATGCGGTCTTTGTGAACCAGTTAAAAACAAGTATGCAAAACCGAATAACCTTTTTAAATGACTTTTGTTTTAATGCAACATTTGGTATTTATGAAGATTATAATTGGGTTACTCAACAACAAACCGGAGTAAAATCGTTGGCCACTGTTTATCCCTTATTTTTTAAAATGGTAAACCAAGAACAAGCAGACGATGTGGCTGCAACTATTGAAAAGTACTTTTTAAAACCAGGAGGTGTGGTAAGCACAACAAAAACGACTGGACAACAATGGGACGCTCCTAATGGTTGGGCTCCACTGCAATGGATGACTATTATCGGTTTAGAAAATTATGGTCATCACGAATTGGCGAATACCATTGCCAAACGATGGATAGCCTTAAACGAAAAGGTATATGCAAATACTGGAAAGTTTGTCGAAAAATACAATGTGGAAGATATGACCTTAGATGCCGGTGGGGGAGAATACCCAGTCCAAGATGGTTTTGGGTGGAGTAATGGGGTTTATTTAGCACTAAAGAAGCACTTGGACGTAAAATAAAACAAGTTTTGCACTCTATACCACAATTTTACAGCGATTCACATCATTTGTTTTCGTAAAGCATAAAGTGCTTATATCTTTGAAATGAGTTAGTTAATTATAATTTTTTTCATTTTCATATAGTGTTCTCGTAAAAGAGCTCGGTCTTGATTGATTTGGGCTCTTTTTAATTTAAAAAGCCCTGTAATTTATTATTACAGGGCTTTTTGTTTTTATTATTTATGCGCTCTAATCCATTTTACCACCATCTCTCTCCGGAGATCTAGTTGTAGGCCAAGTACGTGGCTCGCCAGTTCTTGAATTTATAGGTAAAACTGCTTTTTCACGAGAGGTTTTGCTGTCGTCCTCGCTTGCCATGTAGGCCATGATAGCCGTCAAAATAGCATTGTTACGTACATCGTCAAACACAATTTTGTCATAGGTATCTAAATTTGTGTGCCACGTATAGTTCCAGTAACTCCAGCTTAAAGAACTCAAAGAAAATGCAGGAGCACCAGCAGCAACAAAACTAGCATAATCAGAACCACCACCCGCTGGTGAGCCAGGGAAGCTAGTTTCTATATGCTTTGAAATATCATTAGGTACCGCATTCAGCCATTTTCCAATATAATCATAGGCATGCAAAAAGCCCTGTCCCGAAATGTTTACCACACGACCAGTTCCATTATCTTGATTAAAAACGGCTTGAACACCTTCAATAATTTTTGGGTTGTCCTCAACAAAAGCACGAGAACCATTTAAACCTTGTTCTTCACTTCCCCATAGTCCGACTAATATAGTACGCTTTGGGTTTGGGTATATTTTTTTTAAAATACGAACAGCTTCCATCATGGTAATGCTCCCTGTTCCATTATCGGTAGCTCCGGTAGCACCATCCCAAGAATCAAAATGTGCAGACAAGATAACATATTCATCAGGTAATTCAGTGCCTTTTATTTCTGCAATGGTATTAAACGTTGGTACTGTCCCTAATTCTGTAGATTCAGCAACCACTTTTAATTGTGGTTTACTCCCGTTTTCTGTTAATCGGTATAAAAGCCCATAATCCTCTAAAGAAAGGTCAATTACAGGTATACTTTTGGTGTTGGCACTGAAAATTTTGTTCGCTCCAAAACCGTTAGACCAACGCGATTGAATAATACCTAAGGCACCTGCTTTTTCTAAAGCCTGATTGATATCTCTGGAACTAAAACCTGTTTTTTTAAGGCGTTCATTCCAAGCCTTTGTCAGTTCTTCACGATCCTTTTTCATTTTTTCGAAAGATTCAGGAGTAGCAAACTCTTCCCAATTATAATCTGGTCGGCCAGTGGGTTGTACCATAGAGACTAACACAATTTTACCTTTTGCATTCGGCAACCAACGTTGAAAAGCTAAAGAATCTGTTACTTCTGGGATTAAGATGGTTTCAGCTATGATGCCTTTTTTAGGCGTGCTTGGACTCCAAGCCAATTGCATTCCGCTTAAACTCACTACACGTGGTGAAATTAGATCTACGTGGGTAATACCGCGCTGCCAACCGCGCCATTTACCATATTCTTCCATACGAGCATCAATGCCCCATTCTTTAAATTGTTCAATAGCCCAGTCACTAGCATGTTTCATTTGTGGAGTTCCAACAAGTCTCGGTCCAACAACATCCATAAGCTCGTGCGCTAAAACTTCTAATTGTGAATTGTTTGTGCCTTCAGCAATTATTTTATCTACAGTTTCAGTGGCCGTTTGGGCAATACTAAATGTGAAAGATAAAATAAAGAATGCGAGGCTACATAGTTTGTTTTGTTTCATTTTTAAGTTGTTTATAGTTCTAACTGCCTAAGATACTGATTTTACTCGGTCTAAAAAAAGCAGTTAAAAATAAATTTTTTGCGCTAATCGAAAGGTGTTGGCATGGCATTCAATAATGACTTTGATGTCTTTAGAATACCCGCCGCCCATACTACACATTATAGGAATTTTAAGATCGAAACAAGTTTTTAATACAAATTCATCTCTCGCGCTACACCCCTCTACGGTAAGTGCGAGTGTGCCTAATTTATCACTGGCCACGACATCTACACCACAGAGGTAAAAAATAAAGTCAGGTTGTACTTCATCAATTAATTTAGGTAATGTTTGTTTTAAAGTGCTTAGATATTCCTTGTCTTCTGTCCCTTTTTTTAAGGCGATATCTAAATCTGACTCCTCCTTTTTAAAAGGATAATTACTAGCCCCGTGCATGGAAAAGGTAAACACGGAAGCATCATTCTTAAAGATTTCAGCTGTTCCATTACCTTGGTGTACATCTAAATCTATTATTAGAATTTTTGAGGCTAATTTTTTAGATTGAAGATATCGAGCGCCAATAGCTTGGTCATTGAGCATGCAAAAGGCTTCACCCTTGTTAGAATAAGCGTGGTGTGTGCCACCAGCAATATTCATAGAAATACCATATTTTAGAGCATATTCACAAGCTTTCATAGTGCCATCAGCTATGATACGTTCGCGTTCCACTAAATCTTCGGTAAGTGGAAAACCTATTTTTCGAGCTTCTTTAGGGGGTATTTTTATATTTAATAGATCATAGAAATACTCCGGATCGTGTACCGCTAAAATATATTTATCATTCGGAATTTCAGGCTCAAAAAAATTAGCGGGTTCACAGGTGCCTTCATGCACTAATTGTTGGGGTAACAACTCATATTTCAACATGGGAAACCTGTGTCCTTCTGGTAAAGAATGTGTATAGATAGGGTGATATGCAATCTTTAACAATTTGGTATTTTTTGATTAAAAATAGTTTTCATAAAAAGTAGTAGTAACAAACAATGAGTATCGCATATTTTTTTGTTTGCCTAAAGCCTTACTTTATTTATGCAATTTTAATTGAATGCGTTTACGAGGTACATCAACTTCTAATACCTTAACGATTATTTGTTGTTGTAAGCTTACATGTTCATTTACATCTTTAACAAAAGAATCGGAGAGGTTTGATATGTGAATTAAACCACTTTCTTTGATCCCAATATCAACAAAACAACCAAAATTAGTAATGTTATTTACAATCCCAGGTAATAATTGTCCTTCGTGTACATCGGTAATTGACTTTATATTTTGATTGAAGGTGAAAACTTTTGCTTTTTCACGGGTATCTAAACCGGGTTTTTCTAATTCTTTGATAATATCTTTTAAGGTGGGCAATCCTATATCTTCGGTACAATAATTTTTTAGATCGATGCTTTCTAGAGCTTTTTTATTGCCAATAAGATCCTTTATAGCTACCCCTTTATTTTTTGCCATAGTTTGTACTAAGGCATAGCGCTCAGGGTGCACTGCAGAATCATCAAGTGGGTTTGTAGCATCTTTTATACGTAAAAAAGCAGCCCCTTGTTCAAAAGCTTTTCCACCTAAACGAGGAACTTTTTTGATGTCTTGTCTTGAAGTGTAAGCGCCATTTTCATTGCGATAGCTTACAATATTTTCCGCTAATTTTGGTCCAATGCCCGAAACATAACTCAATAAGGGAATGCTCGCTGTATTAATATTTACCCCAACCGAATTTACGCAGCTTTCTACCACGGTATCTAAAGATGTTTTTAATTTTGTTTGATCTACATCATGCTGATACTGTCCAACTCCGATTGATTTTGGGTCAATTTTTACCAATTCTGCCAAAGGATCAGCCAATCTTCGTCCAATAGAAACCGAACCTCGAACGGTAACATCGTAGTTAGGAAATTCATCGCGGGCAATTTTTGATGCCGAATAGATTGATGCTCCTGCCTCGCTCACGACAAAGACTTCTATAGTATTTTTAAAATGAATACGTTTTACCAAATGTTCTGTTTCTCGTGAAGCGGTACCATTACCAATGGCAATGGCTTCAATTTTATACGCATCGGTTAAAGTACTTATTTTTTTTATGGCGCCTATAGCGTCATTTTGTGGGGGATGCGGGTAAATGGTTTCATTGTGGATTAAATCGCCTTGTTCGTTTAAACAAACTACTTTACAACCAGATTTAAAGCCAGGATCAATGGCTAAAATTCGCTTTTGGCCTAAGGGAGCACCAAGAAGCAATTGTTTTAAGTTATTTGAAAAAACCTGAATCGCATCGGCATCGGCTTTTTCTTTCGCTAACTTTAAAGTTTCGTTGGCTAAAGAAGGGTAGAGTAGGCGTTTGTAGGCGTCTTCTATCGCAATTTTAAGATAGGACGTGCTCGAATTTCTAGATTTTATAATGCGCTCTTCTATTTTTTCTAAGGCAATTTCATCATTAATTTCGATTTTTACGCGGATAAACTTTTCATTTTCAGCACGTAAAATAGCCAATAATCGGTGCGACGGGCAACGGTTTAAGGCTTCGCTCCACTCAAAATAATCACGAAATTTTTGCGCTTTTTCATCGTCTTTTTTAGTGCCGATAACTTTGGTTGTTATTTGCGCTAATTTTTCAAGCTGATGGCGCAATTGGTTACGAACATCAGTACGTTCATTAATCCATTCGGCAATAATATGTTGTGCGCCTTCAATGGCTTCGTCATCGTTGACAACAGCATCATTCAAATAATCAGACGCTATAACATCAATAGCGTCATTATTTTGTGCCATGATGATTTTTGCTAAAGGCTCTAAGCCGTTTTTTATAGCAATTTCAGATTTGGTATTTCTTTTTTTCTTGAAGGGTAAATACAAATCTTCCAAAGAAGTTAGATCTGCTGCCTGTTCAAACTTTTTTTTCAGCTCAGCCGTTAACAAGTCTTGCTCTTCAACTGATTTAATAATCGCTAATTTTCTTTTCTCTAAGGCTTCAAACTGCTCTTTAAACTTTACAATATCGCCAATTTGCACCTCATCTAAACCCCCTGTTTTTTCTTTGCGATAGCGCGATATAAAAGGAATGGTACAGTCTTCATTCAAAAGTTCAACGGTATTTTGGATGCTTTTTTCGGGAAGATTTGTTTGTTTAAATAAGTACTGGACTAATGACATAGGTTATAGATAATTTAATTAATAGTCTCTCCATTCCCAATATTAGCTGCATCAGGATTTACAAAAACTAATTTTCCATCCGTATTTTCGGTCATTAAAATCATGCCTTCACTTTCTACCCCGCGTAAGGCTCTGGGAGCCAGGTTGACCAAAACCGTTACTTTTTTCCCGATGATTTCTGTTGGGGTAAAACTTTCGGCAATACCAGAGACAATAGTTCTTACATCGATCCCTGTATCTACTTTTAAAACTAAAAGTTTGTTGGCTTTTGGCATTTTTTCAGCTTCTATGATGGTCCCAACGCGTAGGTCTAATTTTGAAAAATCTTCAAAGGTAATGGTGTCTTTTTGTGGCATGATTTGTTTGTTAGCGTTTTCATTCGCTTTTTTAGTAGCTTCTAATTTATCTAATTGTATTTGTATGGTTTCGTCTTCTACTTTGGAGAATAGTAATTCAGCCTGACCAATTTGATGGTTTGCAGCGATTAAGCTGTCTTTTGTAACGATATCAGTCCATTCGAGGCTTCGATTACCATCAGCCTCCAAACCTAGGTCACTGAGCGGAGTCGAAGTGACATTTAGGTTAAGAATACCTTTTAATTTTTTAGAAGTAAATGGTAAAAAAGGTTCGCTTAAAACGGCTAAAGCAGTAGAAATTTGAAGCGCCACGAACATAATGGTTTTTACCCGATCTTCGTCTTGTTTAATTACTTTCC
The sequence above is drawn from the Cellulophaga sp. Hel_I_12 genome and encodes:
- a CDS encoding M20/M25/M40 family metallo-hydrolase; the protein is MKQNKLCSLAFFILSFTFSIAQTATETVDKIIAEGTNNSQLEVLAHELMDVVGPRLVGTPQMKHASDWAIEQFKEWGIDARMEEYGKWRGWQRGITHVDLISPRVVSLSGMQLAWSPSTPKKGIIAETILIPEVTDSLAFQRWLPNAKGKIVLVSMVQPTGRPDYNWEEFATPESFEKMKKDREELTKAWNERLKKTGFSSRDINQALEKAGALGIIQSRWSNGFGANKIFSANTKSIPVIDLSLEDYGLLYRLTENGSKPQLKVVAESTELGTVPTFNTIAEIKGTELPDEYVILSAHFDSWDGATGATDNGTGSITMMEAVRILKKIYPNPKRTILVGLWGSEEQGLNGSRAFVEDNPKIIEGVQAVFNQDNGTGRVVNISGQGFLHAYDYIGKWLNAVPNDISKHIETSFPGSPAGGGSDYASFVAAGAPAFSLSSLSWSYWNYTWHTNLDTYDKIVFDDVRNNAILTAIMAYMASEDDSKTSREKAVLPINSRTGEPRTWPTTRSPERDGGKMD
- a CDS encoding FdhF/YdeP family oxidoreductase, which codes for MSQHYTRNISVRGNQDFNTIKLAPPVTVAAGPLGVKEALKHSFKEMGVVRAMGALLKMNQEDGFDCPSCAWPDPEKASKFAEYCENGAKALADEATTKHIDALFFAQHSVEELSTLTDYELNKFGRLIEPLVLRPNSIHYEAISWEKAFDLIRDELKSLDSPDEAIFYTSGRSSNEAAFLYGMFARALGTNNLPDCSNMCHESSGIALGETLGIGKGSIKLEDLYEAEVVLIAGQNPGTNHPRMLSALEKCKANGGKIISINPLEESGLVNFKNPQKIKGWIGASVDIADVHLPVKINEDIPLIKAILKKLYDKSKQDKTIFDHDFIKTYTDGYTSLLADLEQYDLASLVLQSGVSESEIDAAVELLAHKSKIVVCWAMGLTQHKNGVATIKEYINLLLVKGAIGKPNAGTCPVRGHSNVQGDRSVGIMHFVDKDLNKRIKEHLGFTPPDKEGFDVVGTLKALHDGKAKVFMCLGGNFLMAASDTEYTAKGLQNCNLTVQISTKLNRSHLVTGKTALILPTYGRSEKDIKEGKERFVTIENSMGRVRQSKGVLKPASEHLKSEPDIIAEMATTYFNGNHSVHWGALAGDYNLIRNTIDTVIKGFKNTNVASKGVGYYLPNNVRNLDFSMLPNGKAQFSINEIPEHQLKENEFMLMTIRSHDQFNTTIYGLDDRYRGVYNERRVLFMNETDMKKWNLEKLDVVNICSNYDDTLRTAFNFKVIPYNIPLGNLAAYFPETNTIVPYNHYADKSKTPISKSIKVTVHKVA
- a CDS encoding acyl-CoA dehydrogenase family protein — its product is MRPDLFEAPDYYNIDDLLSEEHKLVRDAARQWVKRDVSPIIEEYAQKAEFPKQIIGGLAEIGAFGPYIPEEYGGAGLDQISYGLIMQEIERGDSGVRSTASVQSSLVMYPIFAYGNEAQRKKYLPKLATGEFMGCFGLTEPNHGSNPSGMETKYKDMGDHYLLNGAKLWISNSPFADIAVVWAKNEEGRIHGLIVERGMEGFSTPETHNKWSLRASATGELIFDNVKVPKENILLGKTGLGAPLGCLDSARYGIAWGAIGAAMDCYDTALRYAKERIQFGKPIAATQLQQKKLAEMITEITKAQLLALRLGQLKNEGRATTAQISMAKRNNVEMAIKIAREARQVLGGMGITGEYSIMRHMMNLESVITYEGTHDIHLLITGADITGLPAFQ
- a CDS encoding YSC84-related protein → MKSIKHLGFMIITLAVFSVQGQTVKDQKIIDHAVEAKVMLLKADEGLQAFFDESAGYVIFPNVGKGGFIIGAASGNGIVFEAGKKIGMADLKKLNIGFQAGGQAIIEVIFFETNETLNDFKEGKFSFAAEASAVAVRSGLAFNAKYKDGVAVFALPKAGLMADASVGGQKFKFHAFEK
- a CDS encoding histone deacetylase, giving the protein MLKIAYHPIYTHSLPEGHRFPMLKYELLPQQLVHEGTCEPANFFEPEIPNDKYILAVHDPEYFYDLLNIKIPPKEARKIGFPLTEDLVERERIIADGTMKACEYALKYGISMNIAGGTHHAYSNKGEAFCMLNDQAIGARYLQSKKLASKILIIDLDVHQGNGTAEIFKNDASVFTFSMHGASNYPFKKEESDLDIALKKGTEDKEYLSTLKQTLPKLIDEVQPDFIFYLCGVDVVASDKLGTLALTVEGCSARDEFVLKTCFDLKIPIMCSMGGGYSKDIKVIIECHANTFRLAQKIYF
- a CDS encoding Tex family protein, whose amino-acid sequence is MSLVQYLFKQTNLPEKSIQNTVELLNEDCTIPFISRYRKEKTGGLDEVQIGDIVKFKEQFEALEKRKLAIIKSVEEQDLLTAELKKKFEQAADLTSLEDLYLPFKKKRNTKSEIAIKNGLEPLAKIIMAQNNDAIDVIASDYLNDAVVNDDEAIEGAQHIIAEWINERTDVRNQLRHQLEKLAQITTKVIGTKKDDEKAQKFRDYFEWSEALNRCPSHRLLAILRAENEKFIRVKIEINDEIALEKIEERIIKSRNSSTSYLKIAIEDAYKRLLYPSLANETLKLAKEKADADAIQVFSNNLKQLLLGAPLGQKRILAIDPGFKSGCKVVCLNEQGDLIHNETIYPHPPQNDAIGAIKKISTLTDAYKIEAIAIGNGTASRETEHLVKRIHFKNTIEVFVVSEAGASIYSASKIARDEFPNYDVTVRGSVSIGRRLADPLAELVKIDPKSIGVGQYQHDVDQTKLKTSLDTVVESCVNSVGVNINTASIPLLSYVSGIGPKLAENIVSYRNENGAYTSRQDIKKVPRLGGKAFEQGAAFLRIKDATNPLDDSAVHPERYALVQTMAKNKGVAIKDLIGNKKALESIDLKNYCTEDIGLPTLKDIIKELEKPGLDTREKAKVFTFNQNIKSITDVHEGQLLPGIVNNITNFGCFVDIGIKESGLIHISNLSDSFVKDVNEHVSLQQQIIVKVLEVDVPRKRIQLKLHK
- the treF gene encoding alpha,alpha-trehalase TreF, which produces MRYYVFILSLLFLSCKDTSAKKKDTTLNSPKTEVQRFKTPDELLGPLFADVQLNQIFEDGKTFVDCVAKYPYDDIKAKYENTKNHENFDLKTFVLENFEVPISRASDFTSDSTKTALAHVVSLWPILTRESDQPIAGSSLIPLPEAYIVPGGRFREVYYWDSYFTMLGLIESGEFTLIEHMLDNFSYLITTLGHIPNGNRSYYISRSQPPFFSQMVELLAAHKGDSIYEKYKVALRKEYEFWMDGSTASGTPIRHCVSTPLGIMNRYYDKRDTPRQESYREDYVQVQKVHGGKKMYRDLRSGAESGWDYSSRWFADGETIETIITTDIIPVDLNALLYGLEEVLIKAYQDDAVFVNQLKTSMQNRITFLNDFCFNATFGIYEDYNWVTQQQTGVKSLATVYPLFFKMVNQEQADDVAATIEKYFLKPGGVVSTTKTTGQQWDAPNGWAPLQWMTIIGLENYGHHELANTIAKRWIALNEKVYANTGKFVEKYNVEDMTLDAGGGEYPVQDGFGWSNGVYLALKKHLDVK